In Corynebacterium guangdongense, one DNA window encodes the following:
- a CDS encoding MFS transporter: MATTTPKSKNGKGSQSFRSSLAGFFGSALEYYDMYIYASASALVFSQLFFPDAETTGLLLSLGTYGVAYLARPLGGFLAGHVGDVFGRRNVMLATLLVMGLATFAIGCLPSYNSIGIWAPIILVLLRLVQGLSVGGELAGATSLTMEHAPEGRRGFLTSWLIQGIWAGYIIATLAFLAIQTLPQETIMDWGWRIPFWGSALIVILGLYIRTQIQEPEVFEDSKAEARQAATPISVLFKHQKADVVRVIFASFLLVISTTVPVYGLTYGVNVVGMDASTILWSTILAYAVALATQPAFGILSDKIGRKPVMIAGNLVGGASAWYFFWSLYNADVTGIMIGMVVTISVGFAAVHANYAVFFAEMFDVKVRMSGMAIGLQLGIIVTGFSPMIIQALTQRYDGAWWPAALVTTIACVISSVAIATGRETHKVPLAQLGKKIVIDESGDSSAADQSPAAAEMVPSPTA; the protein is encoded by the coding sequence GTGGCAACCACCACCCCGAAGAGCAAGAACGGCAAGGGAAGCCAGAGCTTCCGCTCCTCACTCGCCGGTTTCTTCGGTTCCGCCCTCGAGTACTACGACATGTACATCTACGCCTCGGCTTCGGCCCTGGTGTTCTCTCAGCTCTTCTTCCCCGACGCAGAAACGACCGGCCTGCTGCTGTCCCTGGGCACCTACGGCGTCGCCTACCTGGCGCGCCCGCTCGGCGGCTTCCTCGCCGGCCACGTCGGCGACGTCTTCGGCCGCCGCAACGTCATGCTCGCCACCCTGCTGGTCATGGGCCTGGCCACCTTCGCCATCGGCTGCCTGCCGTCCTACAACTCCATCGGCATCTGGGCCCCGATCATCCTGGTCCTGCTCCGCCTGGTCCAGGGCCTCTCCGTCGGCGGTGAGCTCGCCGGCGCCACCTCGCTGACCATGGAGCACGCCCCGGAGGGCAGGCGCGGCTTCCTCACCTCCTGGCTGATTCAGGGCATCTGGGCCGGATACATCATCGCCACCCTGGCCTTCCTCGCGATTCAGACGCTGCCGCAGGAGACCATCATGGATTGGGGCTGGCGCATCCCGTTCTGGGGCTCCGCCCTGATCGTCATCCTCGGCCTCTACATCCGCACCCAGATTCAGGAGCCGGAGGTCTTCGAGGACAGCAAGGCGGAGGCACGCCAGGCCGCCACCCCGATCTCGGTCCTGTTCAAGCACCAGAAGGCCGACGTCGTCCGCGTCATCTTCGCCTCCTTCCTGCTGGTCATCTCCACCACCGTGCCGGTCTACGGCCTGACCTACGGCGTCAACGTCGTCGGCATGGACGCCTCCACCATCCTGTGGTCGACCATCCTCGCCTACGCCGTCGCCCTGGCCACCCAGCCGGCGTTCGGCATCCTGTCCGACAAGATCGGCCGCAAGCCGGTCATGATTGCCGGCAACCTGGTCGGTGGCGCATCCGCCTGGTACTTCTTCTGGTCGCTCTACAACGCCGACGTCACCGGCATCATGATCGGCATGGTCGTCACCATCTCCGTCGGTTTCGCCGCCGTCCACGCCAACTACGCCGTCTTCTTCGCGGAGATGTTCGACGTCAAGGTCCGCATGTCCGGCATGGCCATCGGCCTGCAGCTCGGCATCATCGTCACCGGCTTCTCCCCGATGATCATCCAGGCCCTGACCCAGCGCTACGACGGCGCCTGGTGGCCCGCCGCCCTGGTGACCACCATCGCCTGCGTGATCTCCTCCGTCGCCATCGCCACCGGCCGCGAGACCCACAAGGTCCCGCTGGCACAGCTGGGCAAGAAGATCGTCATCGACGAGTCCGGCGACTCTTCCGCCGCCGATCAGTCCCCGGCGGCCGCCGAGATGGTCCCCTCGCCGACCGCGTAA
- a CDS encoding IclR family transcriptional regulator: protein MVRKNSGTIASVDRALIILRRVIEDGSITVTAAADLLEVNPSTASRLLATLQANGFVTQGPKRDFTVGPVLSREDHKAEEVRITLRPFLERLLDLSGETVHLATLIGTEVYHLDGIEAHGHTIVHAYMPGWVFPAHHSSQGRAMLAELTLTELHARYAAVEPGEANALTPAEVAELHKDLQAVRDQGYATNFERSEKGVAALSVSLGIRDGAHLALSAALPIIRYTPELGEKLRDALLTVRRDINNTLNS, encoded by the coding sequence ATGGTTCGCAAAAACTCCGGAACAATCGCGTCGGTTGACCGCGCACTCATCATCCTGCGCCGCGTCATCGAGGACGGCTCGATCACGGTGACCGCCGCCGCCGATCTGCTCGAGGTCAACCCCTCGACAGCCTCACGGCTTCTCGCCACACTCCAGGCCAACGGCTTCGTCACCCAGGGACCCAAACGCGACTTCACCGTCGGGCCGGTACTGAGCAGGGAGGACCACAAGGCCGAGGAGGTCCGCATCACCCTGCGCCCCTTCCTCGAGCGACTCCTCGACCTCTCCGGTGAGACGGTCCACCTGGCCACCCTCATCGGCACCGAGGTCTACCACCTCGACGGCATTGAGGCGCACGGCCACACGATCGTGCACGCCTACATGCCCGGCTGGGTCTTCCCCGCACACCACTCCTCCCAGGGGCGGGCGATGCTCGCCGAACTGACCCTGACGGAGCTGCACGCACGCTACGCCGCCGTCGAGCCGGGTGAGGCCAACGCCCTGACCCCGGCGGAGGTGGCCGAACTACACAAGGACCTTCAGGCGGTGCGCGATCAGGGATACGCCACCAATTTCGAGAGGTCCGAGAAGGGGGTGGCGGCCCTGTCGGTCTCCCTGGGCATCCGCGACGGGGCCCACCTGGCGCTGAGTGCGGCGTTGCCGATTATCCGCTACACCCCTGAACTGGGCGAGAAACTGCGCGATGCCCTCCTCACCGTCCGGCGCGACATAAATAACACCTTAAACAGCTAG
- a CDS encoding ferritin: MAIPPQLLRAMNDQVTNEFQAAYVYMQLAYEMDRLALVGMRDWFKIQAAEERIHAEKFATHILDRDEKIELHNVEIGRLEINSALEAFEAALEHERKVSAEIREIARISDEEKDYDSRTLVNWFLNEQIEEESTVGEIIDRLKIIGEDGAGVLRLDAELGSRTGQGQAG, from the coding sequence ATGGCTATCCCCCCGCAACTGCTCAGGGCGATGAATGATCAGGTCACCAATGAGTTCCAGGCCGCATACGTGTACATGCAGCTGGCCTACGAGATGGACCGTCTGGCCCTGGTGGGCATGCGTGACTGGTTCAAGATCCAGGCCGCCGAGGAGCGCATCCACGCCGAGAAGTTCGCCACCCACATCCTGGACCGCGACGAAAAGATCGAGCTGCACAACGTCGAAATCGGCAGGCTCGAGATCAATTCCGCGCTCGAGGCCTTTGAGGCCGCGCTCGAGCACGAGCGGAAGGTGTCCGCCGAGATTCGTGAGATCGCCCGGATTTCCGACGAGGAGAAGGATTACGACTCCCGCACCCTGGTCAACTGGTTCCTCAACGAGCAGATCGAGGAGGAGTCCACCGTCGGCGAAATCATCGACCGTCTGAAGATCATCGGTGAGGACGGCGCCGGTGTCCTGCGTCTCGACGCTGAGCTGGGTTCCCGCACCGGGCAGGGGCAGGCCGGGTAG
- a CDS encoding nucleoside hydrolase — translation MTTKIILDCDPGHDDAVAMLLAHGNPDIELLGITTVGGNQTLAKVTHNAQVVATIAGMDTRIYPGVTRPLVRPVEVAEDIHGDTGMEIHNYELPEPTVPVEEVHAVDFIIDTIMSNEPGTVALVPTGPLTNIALAVRKEPRIAERVKEVVLMGGGYHIGNWTAVAEFNIKIDPEAAHIVFNEKWPLTMVGLDLTHQALATPEIEEKFNALGTDVAEFVVALFDAFRKNYQDAQGFDNPPVHDPCAVAYLIDPTVFTTRKAPLDVELSGALTTGMTVADFRAPAPADCTTQVAVDLDFDKFWDMCVDAVERIG, via the coding sequence ATGACCACCAAGATCATCCTCGACTGCGATCCCGGCCACGATGACGCTGTGGCCATGCTGCTCGCCCACGGCAACCCGGACATCGAGCTGCTCGGCATCACCACCGTCGGTGGCAACCAGACCCTGGCCAAGGTCACCCACAACGCCCAGGTCGTGGCCACCATCGCCGGCATGGACACCAGGATCTACCCGGGTGTGACCCGCCCGCTGGTCCGCCCCGTCGAGGTCGCCGAGGACATCCACGGCGACACCGGCATGGAGATCCACAACTACGAGCTGCCGGAGCCGACCGTGCCGGTCGAGGAGGTCCACGCCGTCGACTTCATCATCGACACGATCATGAGCAACGAACCCGGCACCGTCGCCCTGGTGCCGACCGGTCCGCTGACCAACATCGCCCTGGCCGTGCGCAAGGAGCCGCGCATCGCCGAGCGCGTCAAGGAGGTCGTCCTCATGGGCGGCGGCTACCACATCGGCAACTGGACCGCCGTCGCCGAGTTCAACATCAAGATCGACCCGGAAGCCGCCCACATCGTCTTCAACGAGAAGTGGCCGCTGACCATGGTCGGCCTGGACCTGACCCACCAGGCGCTGGCCACCCCGGAGATCGAGGAGAAGTTCAACGCGCTGGGCACCGACGTCGCCGAGTTCGTCGTCGCGCTTTTCGACGCCTTCCGCAAGAACTACCAGGACGCCCAGGGCTTCGACAACCCGCCGGTGCACGACCCGTGCGCAGTCGCCTACCTCATCGACCCGACCGTCTTCACCACCCGGAAGGCCCCGCTCGACGTGGAACTGAGCGGCGCGCTGACCACCGGCATGACCGTCGCCGACTTCCGCGCCCCGGCACCCGCAGACTGCACCACGCAGGTCGCCGTGGACCTGGACTTCGATAAGTTCTGGGACATGTGCGTCGACGCCGTCGAGCGCATCGGCTAA
- a CDS encoding MFS transporter has translation MTTTAEPRRASTATVVPLMIALLVAVFAFQLNASMLAPALATMEVELNATAAQIGMTQTAFFTAAALFSLFLPRWGDLIGRRKVLIGMMVVTGIGCIVAAFAPNVAVLFLGRLIQGVAGPTVPLCLIVLRQQVPNEKQYALLLGIVTSVNGGIGGVDALAGGWLAENFGFRSIFWVMAAFCLIAAVALPFGVKESTADQTPKMDWLGVLPLAVSIGSLLMAFNEAGKLGDANWVLVAVLFIVGVAGVVVFYNIEKRVKNPLVSTEYLGQRRTWALLLTTLLTMTGVFAIMNGLVPNLAQDATHGAGMSAGVVSWWTLTPYALAGLVFGPIAGTLAGKFGYKIVLQIGIVLTILGVAGATFLVGSTSQFAYLGISIFVGVAYAGMANIMLNGLGIVLSPADNQGYLPGMNAGAFNLGAGISFAILFAVATAFGDQNGGYAAGMWAGVIILALAFLCSLLIPRPESITDTVAARNLAEESLNA, from the coding sequence ATGACAACCACTGCTGAACCGAGGCGGGCCTCCACCGCCACGGTCGTCCCCCTGATGATCGCTCTGCTGGTGGCGGTGTTCGCCTTCCAGCTCAACGCCTCCATGCTGGCCCCCGCCCTGGCGACGATGGAGGTCGAGCTGAACGCCACCGCCGCCCAGATCGGCATGACCCAGACCGCGTTCTTCACCGCGGCCGCCCTGTTCTCCCTGTTCCTCCCGCGCTGGGGTGACCTGATCGGGCGTCGAAAAGTGCTCATCGGCATGATGGTCGTCACCGGCATCGGCTGCATCGTCGCCGCCTTCGCCCCGAACGTGGCCGTTCTCTTCCTCGGCCGCCTCATTCAGGGCGTGGCCGGGCCCACCGTCCCGCTGTGCCTGATCGTCCTGCGCCAGCAGGTTCCCAACGAGAAGCAGTACGCGCTGCTGCTGGGTATCGTCACCTCGGTCAACGGCGGCATCGGCGGCGTCGACGCGCTGGCCGGCGGCTGGCTCGCCGAGAACTTCGGCTTCCGCTCCATCTTCTGGGTCATGGCCGCCTTCTGCCTCATCGCCGCCGTCGCCCTGCCCTTCGGCGTCAAGGAGTCCACCGCCGATCAGACCCCGAAGATGGACTGGCTCGGCGTCCTGCCGCTGGCCGTCTCCATCGGCTCCCTGCTCATGGCCTTCAACGAGGCGGGCAAGCTTGGCGACGCCAACTGGGTCCTCGTCGCCGTCCTGTTCATCGTCGGCGTCGCCGGGGTGGTCGTGTTCTACAACATCGAGAAGCGCGTGAAGAACCCGCTCGTCAGCACCGAGTACCTCGGCCAGCGCCGCACCTGGGCGCTGCTGCTGACCACACTGCTGACCATGACCGGCGTCTTCGCCATCATGAACGGCCTGGTCCCGAACCTGGCGCAGGACGCCACCCACGGCGCCGGCATGTCCGCCGGCGTCGTCTCCTGGTGGACGCTGACCCCCTACGCCCTGGCCGGCCTGGTATTCGGGCCGATCGCGGGCACCCTGGCCGGCAAGTTCGGCTACAAGATCGTCCTGCAGATCGGCATCGTGCTGACCATCCTCGGCGTCGCCGGCGCCACCTTCCTGGTCGGCTCCACCTCCCAGTTCGCCTACCTGGGCATCTCGATTTTCGTCGGCGTCGCCTACGCCGGCATGGCCAACATCATGCTCAACGGCCTGGGCATCGTCCTCTCCCCCGCCGACAACCAGGGCTACCTGCCGGGCATGAACGCCGGCGCCTTCAACCTGGGCGCGGGCATCTCCTTCGCCATCCTCTTCGCCGTCGCGACCGCCTTCGGCGATCAGAACGGCGGCTACGCGGCGGGCATGTGGGCCGGCGTGATCATCCTGGCGCTGGCCTTCCTCTGCTCGCTGCTCATTCCGCGCCCCGAATCCATCACCGACACCGTCGCCGCCAGGAACCTGGCCGAAGAATCCCTCAACGCTTAA
- a CDS encoding ribokinase has protein sequence MTSTVVVVGSINADLTTNVQRHPHPGETLMGTGGTVSAGGKGANQAVAAALLGADVAMVGAVGQDPMAEDALKHLRASGADMSAVAAVDGPTGLAVITVSADGENTIIVVPGANATVDAEYVDEHAELIADAEILLLQGEIPAGGFERAVELATGRVVVNLAPVVPVGVEQLKKADPLMVNEHEGALVLGLLGEPTEETDPQKLVTALLKQGFPTVVMTVGADGAVVGDENGLTEIPTPVIDAVDTTGAGDAFAGAFVAKLAEGQSMVDAARFAARVGAFAATRPGAQASYPTTDDVLPDVK, from the coding sequence ATGACCAGCACAGTTGTCGTGGTCGGCTCCATCAACGCCGACCTGACCACCAACGTCCAGCGTCATCCGCACCCGGGTGAGACGCTCATGGGCACCGGCGGCACCGTCAGTGCCGGCGGCAAGGGCGCCAACCAGGCCGTGGCCGCCGCGCTGCTCGGCGCCGACGTCGCCATGGTCGGCGCCGTCGGCCAGGATCCGATGGCCGAGGACGCCCTCAAGCACCTGCGGGCGTCCGGCGCCGACATGTCGGCCGTCGCCGCCGTCGACGGTCCGACGGGCCTGGCGGTCATCACCGTCTCCGCGGACGGCGAGAATACGATCATCGTCGTCCCCGGCGCCAACGCCACCGTGGACGCGGAGTACGTCGACGAGCACGCCGAGCTCATCGCCGACGCCGAAATTCTCCTGCTCCAGGGCGAGATTCCGGCCGGCGGCTTCGAGCGCGCGGTGGAACTGGCCACCGGCCGCGTGGTCGTCAACCTCGCGCCGGTCGTGCCCGTCGGCGTCGAGCAGCTCAAGAAGGCCGACCCCCTGATGGTCAACGAGCACGAGGGCGCCCTGGTGCTCGGTCTCCTCGGGGAGCCGACCGAGGAAACTGACCCGCAGAAGCTGGTCACGGCACTGCTCAAGCAGGGCTTCCCCACCGTCGTCATGACCGTCGGCGCCGATGGCGCGGTCGTCGGCGACGAGAACGGGCTCACCGAGATCCCCACCCCGGTCATCGACGCGGTCGACACAACCGGCGCCGGCGACGCATTCGCGGGCGCCTTCGTCGCCAAGCTCGCCGAGGGCCAGTCCATGGTGGACGCCGCCCGTTTCGCCGCCCGCGTCGGGGCCTTCGCCGCCACCCGGCCCGGCGCCCAGGCCTCCTACCCCACCACCGACGACGTCCTCCCGGACGTCAAATAG
- a CDS encoding transcriptional regulator UriR encodes MNTILPERPTLKDVARAAGVSVSTASRALAENPAVATDTRRRIQKLAAELGYRPNAQARALQSSRSNTIGVLVPSLINHYFATMVTALQDAATDDGMATLITNSNESAPMMATSLDFLANHGVDGIICVPDEACADQLDHLHRQGMPLVLIDRELPGSDIPTVTSDPERGMVNAVGLLARHGQTPIGYLSGPMTTSTGRCRLETFRYACTEAGLEEQPVFLGGYEQSQGFEGANALLAQGVRSLFAGDSMMTIGVIEACHRAGLVIGEDVSVIGFDTQPMFTLQPRPLTVIDQHVGSMAREAFAVLNQLIAGKAPPEKHIRIPTTLIERQSIRKGQAS; translated from the coding sequence GTGAACACAATCCTCCCGGAGCGCCCCACCCTCAAAGACGTGGCCCGTGCGGCCGGCGTCTCCGTGTCCACCGCCTCCCGCGCCCTCGCCGAGAACCCGGCCGTGGCCACGGACACCCGGAGGCGCATCCAGAAACTCGCCGCAGAACTGGGCTACCGACCCAACGCCCAGGCGCGGGCGCTGCAGAGCTCCCGCAGCAACACCATCGGCGTGCTTGTCCCGAGTCTGATCAACCACTATTTCGCCACCATGGTCACCGCCCTCCAGGACGCCGCCACGGACGACGGCATGGCGACGCTGATCACCAACAGCAACGAGAGCGCCCCCATGATGGCCACCTCGCTGGATTTCCTGGCCAATCACGGCGTCGACGGGATCATCTGCGTCCCCGACGAAGCATGCGCCGACCAGCTCGACCACCTGCACCGGCAGGGCATGCCGCTGGTGCTGATCGACCGAGAGCTGCCGGGCAGTGATATTCCGACGGTCACCTCCGATCCGGAGCGGGGGATGGTGAACGCGGTGGGCCTGCTGGCCCGGCACGGCCAGACCCCGATCGGCTACCTCTCCGGCCCGATGACGACCTCCACGGGCCGGTGCCGTCTCGAGACCTTCCGCTACGCGTGCACGGAGGCGGGGCTCGAGGAGCAGCCCGTCTTCCTCGGCGGTTATGAGCAGAGCCAGGGCTTCGAGGGTGCTAACGCGCTGCTCGCCCAGGGCGTGCGCTCCCTGTTCGCCGGCGACTCGATGATGACCATCGGCGTCATCGAGGCCTGTCACCGGGCCGGGCTGGTCATCGGCGAGGACGTCAGCGTCATCGGCTTCGACACCCAGCCGATGTTCACGCTGCAGCCGCGGCCGCTGACGGTCATCGACCAGCACGTGGGGTCGATGGCCCGGGAGGCTTTCGCCGTCCTGAACCAGCTGATCGCGGGCAAGGCGCCGCCGGAGAAACACATCCGCATCCCCACCACCCTCATCGAAAGACAGTCAATCAGGAAAGGACAGGCCTCATGA
- a CDS encoding helix-turn-helix domain-containing protein: MHQRATKSETEQGHHEDRQPLDVWGENVGNNVLSFQFATPSTQEFRGNFESANFLSASVFAMSAGDHAAERTLEHVRNDPDEYLIVTFQIAGVLTLTQDDRRITVPPGQFGLYLSSRPVLLECYGNYESRSVRIPLDRFTAGLIEAEDFGARAFDASSGMAPPVLGFLTGLFATDSSLATSTRAHVANHLVSMVEAMLADAHLPDREITRSASGKLLEECVSHIEEHLSDSRLNPQMVADAAHISTRYLQQIFRQSGMTCANYIRFRRIDRVRSDLANPEFALDPIEKLLQRWGVQNPSHFGQVFRRIEGCTPTEFRKRALGRKRII, from the coding sequence ATGCACCAGAGAGCGACCAAGTCCGAAACGGAGCAGGGCCACCACGAAGACCGTCAGCCCCTGGACGTGTGGGGCGAGAACGTCGGAAACAATGTCCTCTCGTTCCAATTCGCCACCCCGAGCACCCAGGAGTTTCGGGGCAATTTCGAGTCCGCCAATTTTCTCAGCGCCAGCGTGTTCGCCATGAGCGCCGGCGACCACGCGGCCGAGCGCACCCTCGAGCACGTCCGCAACGATCCCGACGAGTACCTCATCGTCACCTTCCAGATCGCCGGCGTACTGACGCTGACGCAGGACGACCGGCGGATCACCGTGCCTCCCGGCCAGTTCGGCCTGTACCTGTCCAGCCGGCCCGTCCTGCTCGAGTGCTACGGCAACTACGAAAGTCGCAGCGTACGAATCCCGCTGGACCGGTTCACGGCCGGGCTCATCGAAGCGGAGGACTTCGGGGCAAGGGCTTTCGACGCGAGCAGCGGCATGGCCCCGCCGGTGCTGGGATTCCTCACCGGCCTGTTCGCCACCGATTCCTCCCTGGCAACGTCGACGCGAGCTCACGTCGCCAACCACCTGGTCAGCATGGTTGAAGCGATGCTCGCCGACGCCCACCTGCCGGACCGGGAAATCACCCGGTCCGCAAGTGGGAAACTCCTCGAGGAGTGCGTGTCCCACATCGAGGAGCACCTGAGCGATTCTCGGCTCAACCCGCAGATGGTCGCCGACGCCGCCCACATCTCCACCCGGTACCTGCAGCAGATCTTCCGACAGTCGGGCATGACCTGCGCCAACTACATTCGCTTCCGCCGGATCGACCGAGTCCGCTCTGACCTGGCGAACCCGGAATTCGCCCTCGACCCCATCGAGAAACTCCTGCAGAGGTGGGGCGTCCAGAACCCCTCGCACTTCGGACAGGTGTTCCGGCGCATCGAAGGTTGCACACCCACCGAGTTCCGGAAGCGGGCGCTCGGGAGGAAACGCATCATTTAA
- a CDS encoding acyl-CoA dehydrogenase family protein, protein MTTTVTTADRVRLNPGYEFEALMERLDGITDLLSANGEKSEELGRLCDESFRALKDTGAFKIGIPEELGGYELKPTQALQVLEKVSRADPASGWVLMVLQMISGTTAAYLPEEAQRELFPANGEHALVAGQGTRFGKAERVDGGYRISGNWFFGSGMLHANWIHTGAIDHESGRVMMVHFPRDKASLDGNWDVLGLRASGSIDYSCDDVFVPEEYVYEPNTTDPLAGGALYKTGLALMSGICHTGWALGVGQRFLDEMKRHAAKKKGQPGASTNTDQFHAEYAKAEARMRSARAWAMEVWGGNERALDAGEKLTMEQETLTRLVLNNTTWAAHDVSQVVHLWSATALARRGDLQRTFRDMHVGTGHMTSGPVVLQQVGKYLAGLASEDAHWNFFSLAESDQS, encoded by the coding sequence ATGACCACCACCGTCACGACCGCCGACCGCGTCCGACTCAACCCGGGCTACGAGTTCGAGGCTCTCATGGAGCGTCTCGACGGCATTACCGACCTGCTCAGCGCCAACGGCGAGAAGAGCGAGGAGCTCGGCCGCCTCTGTGACGAGAGTTTCCGGGCACTCAAGGACACCGGGGCTTTCAAAATCGGCATTCCGGAGGAACTGGGCGGCTACGAGCTCAAGCCCACCCAGGCCCTCCAGGTGCTGGAGAAGGTCTCCCGGGCGGATCCGGCCTCCGGCTGGGTGCTCATGGTCCTCCAGATGATTTCGGGCACCACCGCGGCCTACCTGCCGGAGGAAGCACAACGTGAACTGTTCCCAGCCAATGGCGAGCACGCGCTGGTCGCCGGCCAGGGCACCCGATTCGGCAAGGCGGAACGCGTTGACGGGGGCTACAGGATCTCCGGCAACTGGTTCTTCGGCTCCGGCATGCTCCACGCGAACTGGATCCACACCGGCGCCATCGACCATGAGAGCGGCCGCGTCATGATGGTTCATTTCCCACGCGACAAGGCCTCACTCGACGGCAACTGGGATGTGCTGGGCCTGCGGGCGTCGGGGAGCATCGACTACTCCTGCGACGACGTCTTCGTGCCGGAAGAGTACGTGTACGAACCGAACACCACCGACCCGTTGGCGGGTGGCGCGCTGTACAAGACCGGACTGGCGCTGATGTCGGGGATCTGCCACACCGGCTGGGCGCTCGGCGTCGGCCAGCGCTTCCTCGACGAGATGAAGAGGCACGCCGCCAAGAAGAAGGGGCAGCCCGGCGCCTCCACCAACACTGATCAGTTCCACGCGGAGTACGCCAAGGCGGAGGCGCGGATGCGCTCCGCGCGCGCCTGGGCGATGGAGGTGTGGGGCGGCAATGAGCGGGCCCTCGACGCCGGCGAGAAGCTGACGATGGAGCAGGAGACTCTTACCCGTCTGGTCCTCAACAACACCACCTGGGCCGCGCACGACGTCAGCCAGGTGGTCCACCTCTGGTCCGCCACCGCACTCGCCCGCCGCGGCGACCTCCAGCGAACCTTCCGCGACATGCACGTCGGCACCGGCCACATGACCAGCGGACCGGTCGTCCTCCAGCAGGTCGGCAAATACCTCGCCGGCCTCGCGTCCGAGGACGCCCACTGGAACTTCTTCAGTCTCGCAGAATCCGACCAGTCCTAG
- a CDS encoding flavin reductase family protein, producing the protein MNTQTFPDKVSEDFRAAFRIHPAGVAIVTADAGNGPVGLTATSVSSVSADPPTVAVNLSVFSSSAREIRAAEYVVVHLLGSHQLDLARLFSTPGADRFGDTSTWDRLPTGEPYLLNSHVWMRGRIAGAIDVNGSTLAAVELVESYVDTTAEPTPLVYCNRTWHQLSDMSSVKISA; encoded by the coding sequence ATGAACACCCAGACGTTTCCCGACAAAGTATCCGAGGATTTCCGTGCCGCCTTCCGCATCCACCCCGCGGGTGTCGCCATCGTCACCGCCGACGCGGGCAATGGGCCGGTCGGACTGACCGCCACCAGCGTCAGCAGCGTGTCCGCCGACCCGCCGACCGTCGCGGTCAACCTGTCCGTGTTCTCCAGTTCCGCGCGGGAGATCCGTGCCGCGGAGTACGTGGTGGTGCATCTGCTGGGCAGCCACCAGCTCGACCTGGCCCGCCTGTTCTCCACCCCGGGCGCAGACAGATTCGGTGACACTTCGACGTGGGATCGTCTGCCGACCGGGGAGCCGTATCTCCTGAATTCACACGTATGGATGCGCGGCCGGATCGCCGGGGCGATCGACGTCAACGGTTCCACGCTGGCCGCCGTCGAGCTAGTCGAATCCTACGTGGACACCACCGCGGAACCGACCCCGCTGGTCTACTGCAACCGCACCTGGCACCAGCTGTCCGACATGAGCTCTGTGAAGATCAGCGCCTAA
- a CDS encoding alpha/beta hydrolase, whose translation MALDEPTAQFLAAAAENAGDTPLWEMSAAQAREATSGLDRLYGPGPQMHHSGDHRVAGKDGGQFTVRVLQPTESPNAVIVYYHGGGWVLENLQGYDTLGRQLADKSGATVVLVEYRKAPEHPFPVPVEDAWAGLAWAEEHVAQGLPLVVAGDSAGANLAAVMAQKARDEGGPELSGQVLVCPVTDADFTRDSYLAEENQTMVSLPAMEWFWDLYVPDRAQRRDPAATPINAESLAGLPLALVLTAEHDVLRDEGEAYAEALRDAGVDVEHHRWEGQMHTFFSMVNVLPASAEAIDLVTRRIRERV comes from the coding sequence ATGGCATTAGACGAACCCACCGCCCAGTTCCTGGCCGCAGCCGCCGAGAACGCCGGTGACACCCCGCTGTGGGAAATGTCCGCGGCCCAGGCCCGCGAGGCAACCTCCGGACTGGATCGGCTCTATGGCCCCGGTCCACAGATGCATCATTCCGGTGATCACCGGGTGGCCGGAAAGGACGGCGGTCAGTTCACCGTCCGGGTGCTGCAACCGACTGAGTCGCCGAACGCCGTGATCGTCTATTACCACGGCGGCGGCTGGGTGCTCGAGAACCTGCAGGGCTACGACACGCTCGGTCGTCAGCTGGCCGACAAGTCCGGCGCCACCGTCGTCCTCGTCGAGTACCGGAAAGCCCCGGAGCACCCGTTCCCGGTGCCGGTCGAGGACGCCTGGGCGGGACTGGCATGGGCCGAGGAGCACGTCGCACAGGGACTTCCCCTGGTCGTCGCCGGTGACAGCGCTGGCGCCAACCTTGCGGCGGTGATGGCACAGAAAGCGCGCGATGAGGGAGGGCCGGAACTGTCCGGCCAGGTGCTGGTGTGTCCGGTGACCGACGCGGACTTCACCCGGGACTCCTATCTTGCCGAGGAGAATCAGACAATGGTCTCCCTGCCGGCCATGGAATGGTTCTGGGATCTCTACGTCCCCGACAGGGCCCAGCGCAGGGACCCGGCCGCGACCCCGATCAACGCTGAGTCCCTGGCGGGCCTGCCCCTCGCGCTGGTTCTCACCGCCGAACATGACGTCCTCCGTGACGAGGGTGAGGCCTACGCTGAGGCACTTCGCGACGCCGGCGTGGACGTCGAGCATCATCGTTGGGAAGGCCAGATGCACACTTTCTTCTCAATGGTCAACGTTCTGCCCGCCAGCGCCGAAGCCATCGATCTGGTGACAAGGCGAATCCGGGAGCGGGTCTGA